From Haemorhous mexicanus isolate bHaeMex1 chromosome 1, bHaeMex1.pri, whole genome shotgun sequence, one genomic window encodes:
- the LRRC14 gene encoding leucine-rich repeat-containing protein 14, translating to MDSLLFLCARRVVAQRPLPALPADLHPVLFQAAFLDGRPLVLRDLVAAWPFPVLNFQRLVGRRELLRDHPCKLCVQAVILAVVAQLRRQLEEPGHDASLRVLDITGLPASASGRAPDGMSVWSGTVALAKACVEVSKHQREFQRRGSKRHKGRSGAATAAAAPQPPGVDVHADLFVNGTSYGILRDALQTGATGPLRLKCREFQAEELSASGIVALLESLDPSFVRRVDLRFNNLGLTGLSVILPHLSRFPGLRSLKLQYSNVDVRRPTPESAIGIRCLAGQLGMLPSLRELNLGSSRLSGNLRQILCDLQAPLESLELAFCSLVPADLAFLSQSFHAPALKRLDLSGHDFSQGLLEPLRLLLEETSASLLHLDLMECRMADSHLDALLPTLRRCSRLRFLGLYGNSLSTAALKDLLQKTLELPDLHLVVYPFPVDCYKPQPPAESAWNFEEPVDEELLAAADAEFSQMLANSGRTDLVWTSNPYGHGTLDFFSL from the exons ATGgattccctcctcttcctctgcgCCCGCCGCGTCGTCGCCCAGCGCCCTCTTCCCGCCCTTCCCGCCGATCTCCACCCCGTCCTCTTCCAAGCGGCGTTCCTGGACGGCAGACCCCTGGTGCTGCGGGATTTGGTGGCCGCTTGGCCTTTCCCGGTGCTCAACTTCCAGCGGCTGGTGGGGCGCCGGGAGCTGCTGCGGGACCATCCCTGCAAGCTCTGCGTCCAGGCCGTCATCCTGGCCGTGGTGGCGCAGCTCCGGCGGCAGCTGGAGGAGCCCGGACACGACGCCAG CCTACGCGTGCTGGACATCACCGGACTCCCAGCCTCGGCGTCCGGCCGCGCTCCGGACGGGATGAGCGTCTGGTCGGGCACGGTGGCTTTGGCCAAGGCTTGCGTGGAGGTGTCCAAGCACCAGCGGGAATTCCAGAGGCGCGGATCCAAGCGGCACAAAGGTCGCTCCGGAGCCGCCACGGCCGCGGCCGCTCCGCAGCCCCCGGGCGTGGACGTCCACGCCGACCTGTTCGTCAACGGAACGTCCTACGGGATCCTGCGCGACGCGCTCCAGACCGGAGCCACCGGCCCGCTGCGCCTCAAGTGCCGCGAGTTCCAGGCCGAGGAGCTCTCGGCCTCCGGGATCGTGGCTCTGCTGGAATCCTTGGATCCGTCCTTCGTGCGGAGGGTGGATCTGAGGTTCAACAATTTGGGATTGACGGGGCTCTCGGTGATCCTGCCGCACCTCTCGCGCTTCCCGGGGCTGCGCAGCCTCAAGCTCCAGTACAGCAACGTGGACGTGCGGCGCCCGACGCCGGAATCGGCCATCGGGATCCGGTGCCTGGCCgggcagctgggaatgctgcccAGCCTCCGCGAGCTCAACCTGGGATCCTCCCGGCTCTCCGGGAATCTGCGCCAGATCCTCTG CGACCTCCAGGCTCCGTTGGAAAGCTTGGAATTGGCCTTCTGCTCCCTGGTTCCCGCCGACCTGGCCTTCCTCTCCCAAAGCTTCCACGCTCCGGCCCTCAAAAGGTTGGATCTCAGCGGCCACGACTTCTCCCAGGGCCTCCTGGAGCCGCTgcggctgctcctggaggaaacCTCGGCCTCGCTGCTGCACCTGGATCTCATGGAATGCCGCATGGCCGACTCCCACCTGGACGCGCTGCTGCCGACGCTGCGGCGCTGCTCCCGCCTGCGCTTCCTGGGACTCTACGGCAATTCCCTGTCCACGGCCGCGCTCAAGGATCTGCTCCAGAAAACCTTGGAGCTGCCCGACCTCCACCTGGTGGTCTATCCCTTCCCCGTGGATTGCTACAAGCCGCAGCCGCCGGCGGAATCCGCTTGGAATTTTGAGGAACCGGTGGACGAGGAACTTCTGGCGGCGGCCGACGCGGAGTTTTCCCAAATGTTGGCGAATTCCGGGAGAACCGACCTTGTCTGGACTTCCAACCCCTACGGCCATGGGACCTTGGACTTCTTCTCCTTGTGA
- the LOC132338651 gene encoding leucine-rich repeat-containing protein 14-like: MAPSRSRSSTQIPPCIPKRQLPPGYSDSLLFLCARRIVAHHPLPILPALPAHLYPILFQAAFLDGRPLVLRDLVAAWPFPVLNFQRLVGRRELLRDHPCKLCVQAVILAVVAQLRRQLEEPGHDASGCRLRVLDVTGVPDDPAGRAPDGMSVWSGTVALAKACVEVSKHQREFQRRGSKRHKGRSGAATAAAAPQPPGVDVHADLFVNGTSYGILRDALQTGAAGPLRLKCREFQAEKLSLAGIVGLLETLDPSCVRRVDLRFRNLGLTGLSVILPHLSRFPELRSLKLQYSNVDVRRPTPESAIGIRCLAGQLGMLPSLRELNLGSSRLSGNLRQILCDLQAPLESLELAFCSLVPADLAFLSQSFHAPALKRLDLSGHDFSQGLLEPLRLLLEETSASLLHLDLMECRMADSHLDALLPTLRRCSRLRFLGLYGNSLSTAALKDLLQKTLELPDLHLVVYPFPVDCYKPEPPRRVPGSRRIYEEPMDGERLAAATAEISQLLANSGRTDLVWTYNPYGHGALDYFSL; the protein is encoded by the exons ATGGCTCCGTCGCGCAGCCGCTCCTCCACCCAAATCCCGCCGTGCATCCCCAAGCGCCAACTCCCGCCGGGATACTCGgactccctcctcttcctctgcgCCCGCCGCATCGTCGCCCACCACCCCCTGCCCATCCTGCCCGCGCTGCCCGCCCACCTCTACCCCATCCTCTTCCAAGCGGCGTTCCTGGACGGCAGACCCCTGGTGCTGCGGGATTTGGTGGCCGCTTGGCCTTTCCCGGTGCTCAACTTCCAGCGGCTGGTGGGGCGCCGGGAGCTGCTGCGGGACCATCCCTGCAAGCTCTGCGTCCAGGCCGTCATCCTGGCCGTGGTGGCGCAGCTCCGGCGGCAGCTGGAGGAGCCCGGACACGACGCCAG cGGGTGCCGCCTACGCGTGCTGGACGTGACGGGAGTTCCGGACGATCCGGCCGGCCGTGCTCCGGACGGGATGAGCGTCTGGTCGGGCACGGTGGCTTTGGCCAAGGCTTGCGTGGAGGTGTCCAAGCACCAGCGGGAATTCCAGAGGCGCGGATCCAAGCGGCACAAAGGTCGCTCCGGAGCCGCCACGGCCGCGGCCGCTCCGCAGCCCCCGGGCGTGGACGTCCACGCCGACCTGTTTGTCAACGGAACGTCCTACGGGATCCTGCGCGACGCGCTCCAGACCGGAGCCGCCGGCCCGCTGCGCCTCAAGTGCCGCGAGTTCCAAGCGGAAAAGCTCTCCCTGGCCGGAATCGTGGGCCTGCTGGAAACTCTGGATCCTTCCTGCGTGCGGAGGGTGGATCTGCGCTTCCGGAATTTGGGATTGACGGGGCTCTCGGTGATCCTGCCGCACCTCTCGCGCTTCCCGGAGCTGCGCAGCCTCAAGCTCCAGTACAGCAACGTGGACGTGCGGCGCCCGACGCCGGAATCGGCCATCGGGATCCGGTGCCTGGCCgggcagctgggaatgctgcccAGCCTCCGCGAGCTCAACCTGGGATCCTCCCGGCTCTCCGGGAATCTGCGCCAGATCCTCTG CGACCTCCAGGCTCCGTTGGAAAGCTTGGAATTGGCCTTCTGCTCCCTGGTTCCCGCCGACCTGGCCTTCCTCTCCCAAAGCTTCCACGCTCCGGCCCTCAAAAGGTTGGATCTCAGCGGCCACGACTTCTCCCAGGGCCTCCTGGAGCCGCTgcggctgctcctggaggaaacCTCGGCCTCGCTGCTGCACCTGGATCTCATGGAATGCCGCATGGCCGACTCCCACCTGGACGCGCTGCTGCCGACGCTGCGGCGCTGCTCCCGCCTGCGCTTCCTGGGACTCTACGGCAATTCCCTGTCCACGGCCGCGCTCAAGGATCTGCTCCAGAAAACCTTGGAGCTGCCCGACCTCCACCTGGTGGTCTATCCTTTCCCCGTGGATTGCTACAAGCCGGAGCCGCCGCGCCGGGTGCCGGGATCCCGACGGATTTACGAGGAGCCCATGGACGGCGAACGTTTGGCGGCGGCCACGGCGGAgatttcccagctgctggcaaaTTCCGGGAGAACCGACCTCGTCTGGACTTACAACCCCTACGGCCACGGAGCCCTGGACTACTTCTCCTTGTGA
- the C1H8orf82 gene encoding UPF0598 protein C8orf82 homolog has protein sequence MRAGALLRLCSNPGLHYQQGQRPGPGIREYFYYVDHQGQLFLDDTKVKNFITCFKDVRFLSFFFRHLERNRVGRYQRRFPWVSRCGRERNFLRCSDLPVVFTQLLRGPRGSSLLSYCGGGPELAVPFQPGMLAVLPENGRLYHPAPERVGGVGLVRSALAQELSAEFRFRDGPEKPPTHFWWEGKEHRLAGDILGILRAEKSGAEEEAAISTS, from the exons ATGAGGGCGGGGGCGTTGCTGCGGCTCTGCTCGAACCCGGGGCTCCACTACCAGCAGGGGCAGCGGCCGGGGCCTGGAATCCGCGAGTATTTTTATTACGTAGATCACcaaggacag cttttcctggatGACACCAAAGTCAAGAACTTCATCACCTGCTTCAAAG ACGTGCggttcctttccttcttcttccgGCACCTGGAGCGGAACCGCGTCGGGCGCTACCAGCGGCGCTTCCCGTGGGTGTCGCGCTGCGGCCGCGAGCGGAATTTCCTGCGCTGCTCCGACCTGCCCGTGGTGTTCACGCAGCTCCTGCGCGGCCCCCGCGGCTCCTCACTGCTCTCCTACTGCGGCGGCGGCCCCGAGCTGGCGGTGCCCTTCCAGCCGGGAATGCTGGCCGTGCTCCCGGAGAACGGGCGCCTCTACCACCCGGCGCCCGAGCGCGTGGGCGGCGTGGGTTTGGTGAGGTCGGCGCTGGCGCAGGAGCTGAGCGCGGAGTTTCGGTTCCGCGACGGGCCCGAGAAGCCCCCGACGCATTTCtggtgggaggggaaggagcatCGGCTCGCCGGGGACATCCTGGGAATTCTGCGGGCGGAGAAATCGGGAGCGGAGGAGGAAGCGGCGATTTCCACGTCTTAA